The Coffea arabica cultivar ET-39 chromosome 8e, Coffea Arabica ET-39 HiFi, whole genome shotgun sequence genome window below encodes:
- the LOC113704144 gene encoding putative disease resistance protein RGA3, whose amino-acid sequence MADPVIGATIQVTLERALSLASDRIGLLVGFKKDVASMTRSLGFIKDVLADAEERQNQSSGVQRWLNSLEEVAYDADNVLDELHYESLRHQVESRNRHKLKVCCFFSCSNINLAFRWRMASKVRDIKLKLNEINQKANGLGLVSRAVMTTALPAVPAVGDTRGRQTDSVVVPMVGRADDESEIVKMLLSLSEKVVSGLPITGMGGLGKTTLAKSIYNNQQIDEHFQKKIWVCVSKKVPVVELFKLMLVQLMKGKVEVDDRNVIVEDIQNQLGEKRYFLVLDDVWDDDQALWDDFFTTLKGLNPTNGSWCLVTTRLGPVAHSVSRVLRMMENEAYPLGKLPDDHCWSIVKEKVVGEGEEPDELKAIKERVIERCDGLPLAASVIGGLLTLKRKEEWQSILKNRLLSLSAGGDPVMQILKLSFDNLPSPYIKKCFAYCSIFPKDAEMKGDKLIELWMAEGFLQADLENKTKEEIGEYYLEILLQSSLLEEMRKYGRRYYKMHDMVHDVSKSIMTKSTKFINSETGSGDNSNQVRCLVIDSFGEDAINLFESRSNLLHTLFLSQGSLSDDMLMKLKNLHVLNLSGAKNQNLPISIGKLIHLRYINFEDSRSETLPESVCKLYNLQTLWLNRFALKVLPKGMCDLISLRHLHLNNSDKEFQMPLNMGRLTCLQTLEFFNVGREKGGRIGELGSLKNLKGRLIIRKLELVKDKEGAEEAKLSEKANLFGLKLEWARDRDREGDDYNDEDVLDGLLPHPNLEELVIWYFLGDQFPRWLMDLPTTTTLPEFATTLPKLTSLEFNRCHRCRELLPLQNFTSLKELVIDECDGLTNLPGDLLHSCASLQKLQVSWCGNLVSFLLDLQQTPSLLELGLYCCPKLKTSMTPKGFGFLTSLRKLVIGPFSDDGDDHENSSIYNEFDWSGLISSSSSSSSALRELHLRGLPHMESLPHQIQYLTTLTSLALGEFGGIKALPDWFGNFAALEGLYLYDFKELGRLPSEDAMRSLTKLKHLRFYHSPLLKERCTPESSGPDSQWSKVSHIQDLDIS is encoded by the coding sequence atggccgaCCCTGTTATCGGTGCCACAATTCAGGTCACCTTGGAAAGGGCACTGTCTCTTGCCTCTGATAGGATTGGTTTGCTAGTTGGGTTCAAGAAGGATGTGGCCAGCATGACACGTTCTCTCGGCTTTATCAAAGATGTCCTGGCTGATGCTGAGGAAAGGCAAAACCAAAGCAGCGGAGTGCAACGATGGTTGAATAGTCTCGAGGAGGTTGCTTATGATGCTGACAATGTGTTGGATGAGCTCCACTATGAATCTCTTCGTCACCAGGTGGAGTCCCGAAACCGACACAAGCTCAAGGTATGCTGCTTCTTCTCCTGCTCTAATATTAATCTTGCTTTTCGTTGGAGAATGGCTTCTAAGGTCAGGGACATCAAACTTAAGTTGAATGAGATAAATCAAAAAGCCAACGGATTGGGACTGGTCAGTAGGGCAGTCATGACAACTGCCCTCCCTGCTGTTCCTGCTGTTGGAGACACGAGAGGTCGGCAGACCGACTCTGTTGTTgttccaatggttggaagagCCGATGATGAATCAGAGATAGTGAAGATGTTGTTGAGCCTGTCTGAGAAGGTTGTTTCTGGTCTTCCCATAACTGGTATGGGAGGTCTAGGCAAAACAACTTTGGCTAAATCGATATACAACAATCAGCAAATTGATGAGCACTTTCAGAAAAAGATTTGGGTTTGTGTATCGAAAAAAGTTCCAGTAGTGGaacttttcaaactcatgttAGTGCAATTGATGAAAGGAAAAGTTGAAGTGGATGATAGGAATGTCATTGTTGAAGACATTCAAAATCAACTAGGGGAAAAGAGATATTTCCTAGTCCTTGATGATGTGTGGGATGATGATCAAGCATTGTGGGATGACTTTTTCACCACCTTGAAGGGGCTCAATCCAACTAATGGAAGTTGGTGTCTGGTCACTACTCGTTTAGGTCCAGTGGCACATAGTGTGTCTAGAGTTTTGAGGATGATGGAAAATGAAGCCTATCCATTAGGAAAACTACCTGATGATCATTGTTGGTCTATCgtaaaagaaaaagtagttgGAGAGGGAGAAGAACCTGATGAACTAAAAGCAATTAAAGAGAGAGTAATTGAAAGATGTGACGGTCTACCATTGGCTGCAAGTGTAATCGGAGgtctattgactttaaagagaaaagaggagtggcaatcaattttgaagaaTAGGCTTTTGAGTTTGAGTGCAGGTGGAGATCCTGTGATGCAAATACTTAAGTTGAGTTTTGATAATTTGCCATCTCCATACATTAAGAAATGTTTTGCATATTGTTCTATATTTCCTAAGGATGCTGAGATGAAAGGAGATAAGCTAATCGAACTTTGGATGGCAGAAGGTTTCCTCCAAGCAGATCTCGAGAACAAAACAAAGGAGGAAATTGGAGAATATTACTTGGAAATTTTATTGCAGAGTTCTTTGCTGGAAGAAATGAGAAAATATGGGAGAAGGTATtataaaatgcatgatatgGTGCACGATGTCTCAAAATCAATAATGACAAAGTCTACTAAATTCATTAATTCGGAGACTGGGTCAGGAGACAATAGTAATCAAGTTCGTTGTCTTGTAATAGACTCATTTGGAGAAGACGCAATAAATCTTTTTGAGAGTCGATCAAATTTGCTTCATACATTGTTTCTGAGTCAGGGTAGCTTATCtgatgatatgctaatgaagtTGAAGAATTTGCACGTTTTGAATTTGTCCGGTGCAAAAAATCAGAATCTGCCAATCTCAATTGGCAAACTGATACACTTGAGGTACATTAACTTTGAGGATTCTAGAAGTGAAACTTTGCCGGAATCTGTTTGCAAACTTTATAATTTGCAGACATTGTGGCTAAACAGATTCGCTCTTAAGGTTCTTCCGAAGGGGATGTGCGATTTGATTAGCTTGAGACATCTCCACCTTAACAACTCTGATAAAGAATTTCAAATGCCGCTGAATATGGGACGGCTGACTTGCCTTCAGACGCTTGAGTTCTTTAACGTGGGTCGAGAGAAAGGTGGACGAATTGGAGAGCTTGGCAGCTTGAAGAACCTCAAAGGCAGATTAATTATACGCAAATTGGAACTAGTAAAGGATAAGGAAGGAGCTGAGGAAGCCAAACTATCTGAAAAGGCAAATCTATTTGGGCTGAAACTTGAGTGGGCCCGAGATCGAGATCGAGAAGGTGATGACTACAACGACGAAGATGTGTTAGATGGCCTTCTACCCCATCCAAATTTGGAGGAGTTGGTAATTTGGTATTTTCTGGGTGATCAATTTCCTCGATGGTTAATGGATTTGCCAACAACAACAACACTCCCTGAGTTTGCAACAACACTCCCCAAGTTAACGAGTTTGGAGTTTAATCGCTGCCACAGATGCAGAGAACTCCTTCCCCTGCAAAACTTTACGTCTCTTAAAGAGCTGGTGATTGATGAGTGCGATGGGTTGACGAATCTGCCCGGTGACTTGCTACACTCTTGTGCCTCTCTCCAGAAGCTTCAGGTGAGTTGGTGCGGCAATCTTGTCTCCTTTCTGCTTGATTTGCAACAAACGCCTTCTCTCTTGGAGCTGGGATTATACTGCTGTCCCAAACTGAAAACAAGCATGACACCCAAAGGATTTGGTTTCCTAACCAGCTTAAGGAAGCTTGTAATTGGTCCCTTCTCAGATGATGGTGATGATCATGAAAATTCCTCAATTTACAATGAGTTTGATTGGTCTGGATTGatatcctcctcctcctcttcgtCATCCGCACTCCGTGAATTACACTTACGTGGGTTGCCACACATGGAGTCACTGCCACATCAGATCCAATACTTGACCACTCTCACATCACTAGCGCTAGGTGAGTTTGGAGGTATAAAAGCTCTGCCAGATTGGTTCGGAAACTTCGCTGCTCTTGAAGGactatatttatatgatttcaaAGAGCTTGGACGTCTACCCTCTGAGGATGCCATG